A window from Cellulomonas sp. C5510 encodes these proteins:
- a CDS encoding folate-binding protein YgfZ, giving the protein MAADGVGTGPTTQTQAAPRHRSPLLDRRGAVAASGPDAGVAWHYGDPTAEQRALTRGGAVVDQSHLGVVRVTGPDRLSWLHSISSQQLEGLAPRTSTETLVLSPQGHIEHAAAVVDDGEATWLVSETAPGLAAWLDRMRFMLRVEVADVTDEWAAIGEPLAAEGGPDEPVTWADPWPRTLPGGTRYGLPDDQHPGADRAWRLVLVPRTGLVDAVRAREAAGWPLVGTWASEAVRVEAWRPRAGREVDHRTIPHELDWLRTAVHLHKGCYRGQETVARVHNLGRPPRRLVMLHLDGSGHLLPEAGAAVRDLGDLLTSGEPGREIGHVTTVARHHELGPVALAVVKRSAPVDTDVVVECDGGPVTAGQEVVVPGEGVTADRPQPHGPLTRGLGGHPML; this is encoded by the coding sequence GTGGCCGCCGACGGCGTCGGGACCGGGCCGACCACGCAGACGCAGGCCGCCCCGCGCCACCGCAGCCCGCTGCTGGACCGGCGCGGCGCGGTCGCCGCGTCGGGGCCGGACGCCGGCGTCGCCTGGCACTACGGCGACCCGACGGCGGAGCAGCGCGCCCTGACGCGCGGCGGCGCCGTGGTCGACCAGTCCCACCTCGGCGTGGTGCGGGTGACCGGCCCGGACCGGCTGTCGTGGCTGCACTCCATCTCCTCGCAGCAGCTCGAGGGGCTGGCGCCGCGCACGTCGACGGAGACGCTCGTGCTCAGCCCGCAGGGCCACATCGAGCACGCGGCGGCGGTCGTCGACGACGGCGAGGCGACGTGGCTGGTCTCCGAGACAGCGCCGGGCCTGGCGGCGTGGCTCGACCGGATGCGGTTCATGCTGCGGGTCGAGGTCGCGGACGTCACCGACGAGTGGGCCGCGATCGGCGAACCCCTGGCCGCCGAGGGCGGTCCGGACGAGCCCGTCACGTGGGCCGACCCGTGGCCGCGGACGCTGCCCGGCGGGACGCGCTACGGGCTGCCCGACGACCAGCACCCGGGTGCCGACCGCGCGTGGCGGCTGGTCCTGGTGCCGCGCACCGGGCTCGTCGACGCCGTGCGCGCACGGGAGGCCGCGGGCTGGCCGCTGGTCGGCACGTGGGCGAGCGAGGCGGTGCGCGTCGAGGCGTGGCGTCCGCGCGCGGGCCGCGAGGTCGACCACCGCACCATCCCGCACGAGCTCGACTGGCTGCGCACCGCGGTGCACCTGCACAAGGGGTGCTACCGCGGGCAGGAGACGGTCGCGCGCGTCCACAACCTGGGCCGGCCGCCCCGCCGGCTGGTCATGCTGCACCTCGACGGCTCCGGGCACCTGCTGCCGGAGGCCGGCGCGGCGGTGCGCGACCTGGGCGACCTGCTGACCTCGGGCGAGCCCGGCCGGGAGATCGGGCACGTGACCACGGTGGCGCGGCACCACGAGCTCGGCCCGGTCGCGCTCGCGGTGGTGAAGCGCTCCGCGCCGGTCGACACGGACGTCGTCGTCGAGTGCGACGGCGGGCCGGTCACCGCGGGTCAGGAGGTCGTGGTCCCGGGGGAGGGCGTCACCGCGGACCGCCCCCAGCCGCACGGGCCGCTCACGCGCGGTCTGGGCGGCCACCCGATGCTGTGA
- a CDS encoding aromatic acid exporter family protein, which translates to MRSAFVPVLQAVVAAGVAYAIGYHVLGHSAPFFAPVSAWIALGFTADRDLRRVAELAVGVALGVALGDLVVHGIGTGPWQVALVLGVAALVARFLDRGPMLTTQAGVQAIVIVGLPAVGASGGPVGRWTDALVGGAVALAVAALTPSDPRRRPRAQGRAAVEELAAMLRLLARGMRGRTPSDVEDALIRGRASQPALDEWQDAATAARDLARVSPAGRRHRAELVWVGQSAVRVDRAVRNARVLARRSLATVEAEPPHDLAAVADAVDRVALAADALAAALGTGSEPLRTREELLRLAAELDPFTLTPGDWQAQSLVLLLRSLVVDLLEAAGVDARTARETLPEI; encoded by the coding sequence GTGCGCAGCGCCTTCGTCCCCGTCCTGCAGGCGGTCGTCGCGGCGGGCGTCGCCTACGCGATCGGCTACCACGTCCTCGGGCACAGCGCGCCGTTCTTCGCGCCCGTGAGCGCGTGGATCGCGCTCGGGTTCACCGCGGACCGGGACCTGCGGCGGGTCGCCGAGCTCGCGGTCGGCGTCGCGCTCGGGGTGGCGCTGGGGGACCTGGTGGTCCACGGCATCGGGACGGGGCCGTGGCAGGTCGCGCTGGTGCTCGGCGTCGCGGCGCTGGTCGCGCGGTTCCTCGACCGCGGTCCGATGCTCACCACGCAGGCCGGCGTCCAGGCGATCGTCATCGTCGGCCTGCCGGCGGTCGGCGCGTCGGGCGGGCCGGTCGGCCGGTGGACGGACGCCCTGGTGGGCGGTGCCGTCGCGCTCGCCGTCGCCGCGCTGACACCGAGCGACCCGCGTCGGCGGCCCCGGGCGCAGGGACGCGCGGCGGTCGAGGAGCTGGCCGCGATGCTCCGGCTGCTCGCCCGGGGGATGCGCGGCCGGACGCCGTCCGACGTCGAGGACGCCCTGATCCGCGGGCGCGCCTCCCAGCCCGCGCTCGACGAGTGGCAGGACGCGGCGACCGCCGCCCGGGACCTGGCGCGGGTCTCGCCCGCCGGGAGGCGGCACCGCGCGGAGCTCGTGTGGGTCGGGCAGTCCGCCGTGCGGGTCGACCGTGCCGTGCGCAACGCCCGCGTCCTCGCTCGCCGCTCGCTCGCGACGGTCGAGGCCGAGCCGCCGCACGACCTCGCGGCGGTGGCCGACGCCGTCGACCGCGTCGCGCTGGCCGCGGACGCGCTCGCCGCCGCGCTCGGCACCGGGTCCGAGCCGCTGCGCACCCGCGAGGAGCTGCTGCGCCTGGCGGCCGAGCTCGACCCGTTCACGCTCACGCCCGGCGACTGGCAGGCCCAGAGCCTCGTGCTGCTGCTGCGGTCGCTCGTCGTGGACCTGCTGGAGGCCGCCGGTGTGGACGCCCGCACCGCCCGCGAGACGCTGCCGGAGATCTGA
- a CDS encoding DUF2516 family protein, which produces MIFASAQVLLLLAFSLVILVLAVWALVDALRRPASAFAAAGKQTKQIWSIILGVATVVAFIAVPPPLGIGAFPLFLALLSAVAAIVYLVDVRPAIGPHSGRRGGGGPSRGGW; this is translated from the coding sequence GTGATCTTCGCCTCCGCGCAGGTTCTGCTGCTGCTCGCGTTCAGCCTCGTCATCCTCGTGCTGGCGGTCTGGGCGCTCGTCGACGCCCTCCGACGGCCGGCGTCGGCGTTCGCCGCGGCCGGCAAGCAGACCAAGCAGATCTGGTCCATCATCCTGGGCGTCGCCACGGTCGTGGCGTTCATCGCCGTGCCCCCGCCGCTCGGCATCGGGGCGTTCCCGCTGTTCCTGGCCCTGCTCAGCGCCGTGGCGGCGATCGTCTACCTGGTCGACGTGCGCCCCGCCATCGGCCCGCACTCGGGTCGTCGCGGCGGCGGCGGTCCGTCGCGCGGCGGGTGGTGA
- a CDS encoding asparaginase, protein MHDVGSAASVTAAHAAATGDVGTAAVPLARVVRGDVVESVHAGHLVVLGPGGDVRLTLGDPDVTVLARSSLKPLQAVGMLRAGLDLDGPHLALACASHDGTPEHLRVVREILLGAGLDESALDNTPDAPLDPDAAFAWRRDGHGPEPVAQNCSGKHAAMLATCVAHAGEPEWEPERYREADHPVQVACRAAVEELTGVQAWHVTVDGCGAALFSTTLTGLARAFARIAAAPVAEPGSPLARVAAAMTEHPELVGGERRDVTRAMRAVPGLVAKDGADGVYAAALPGGGALAFKVADGSARPRPAVLAAALRVAGAETVPGVDLEALAALGDVPVLGHGEPVGAVVAAFGPEPGTVAEPGSGAPSGQRA, encoded by the coding sequence CTGCACGACGTCGGCTCGGCCGCGTCCGTCACGGCCGCGCACGCGGCGGCGACCGGTGACGTCGGCACGGCGGCCGTGCCGCTGGCCCGCGTGGTCCGCGGCGACGTCGTCGAGTCGGTGCACGCCGGTCACCTGGTCGTGCTGGGTCCCGGGGGCGACGTCCGGCTGACGCTCGGCGACCCCGATGTCACGGTGCTCGCGCGGTCGTCGCTGAAGCCGCTGCAGGCGGTCGGGATGCTGCGCGCCGGTCTCGACCTGGACGGCCCGCACCTCGCGCTCGCGTGCGCCAGCCACGACGGGACCCCCGAGCACCTGCGCGTGGTGCGGGAGATCCTGCTCGGCGCGGGGCTGGACGAGTCCGCCCTGGACAACACGCCCGACGCGCCGCTGGACCCCGACGCGGCGTTCGCCTGGCGTCGGGACGGCCACGGGCCCGAGCCCGTCGCGCAGAACTGCTCCGGCAAGCACGCCGCGATGCTCGCGACCTGCGTGGCGCACGCCGGCGAGCCCGAGTGGGAGCCGGAGCGCTACCGCGAGGCCGACCACCCGGTGCAGGTGGCGTGCCGCGCGGCGGTCGAGGAGCTCACGGGCGTCCAGGCGTGGCACGTGACGGTCGACGGCTGCGGTGCCGCGCTGTTCTCCACGACCCTGACGGGGCTCGCGCGGGCGTTCGCGCGCATCGCCGCCGCCCCGGTCGCCGAACCCGGGTCCCCGCTCGCACGGGTCGCCGCCGCGATGACGGAGCACCCGGAGCTGGTCGGCGGCGAGCGGCGCGACGTCACGCGCGCGATGCGGGCCGTCCCCGGTCTGGTCGCGAAGGACGGCGCCGACGGGGTGTACGCGGCGGCGCTGCCGGGCGGGGGCGCGCTGGCGTTCAAGGTCGCGGACGGCAGCGCCCGCCCGCGCCCCGCCGTGCTCGCGGCCGCACTGCGGGTCGCCGGCGCCGAGACCGTCCCCGGGGTGGACCTCGAGGCGCTCGCCGCCCTGGGCGACGTGCCGGTGCTCGGCCACGGGGAGCCCGTCGGAGCGGTCGTGGCGGCGTTCGGGCCCGAGCCGGGGACGGTGGCCGAGCCGGGGTCCGGGGCGCCGTCCGGGCAGCGCGCGTGA
- the dtd gene encoding D-aminoacyl-tRNA deacylase, which yields MRAVVQRATRASVTVAGEVVGAFEGPGLVVLLGVTPGDGPAQVAHVARKIAELRILRDERSAADVGAPVLVVSQFTLYGDTRKGRRPTWNAAAPGPVAEPLVDAVVADLRARGLTVATGVFGADMAVELVNDGPVTLLVESAPDAAG from the coding sequence GTGAGGGCGGTCGTCCAGCGGGCGACCCGCGCCTCGGTGACCGTCGCGGGCGAGGTCGTCGGTGCGTTCGAGGGCCCGGGCCTCGTCGTCCTGCTCGGCGTGACCCCCGGGGACGGACCCGCCCAGGTCGCGCACGTCGCGCGGAAGATCGCCGAGCTGCGGATCCTGCGGGACGAGCGCTCCGCCGCCGACGTCGGTGCCCCGGTGCTGGTGGTCAGCCAGTTCACGCTCTACGGCGACACCCGCAAGGGCCGTCGGCCCACCTGGAACGCCGCGGCACCCGGGCCCGTCGCGGAACCGCTCGTGGACGCCGTCGTCGCGGACCTGCGCGCGCGGGGGCTGACGGTCGCGACGGGGGTGTTCGGTGCCGACATGGCCGTCGAGCTCGTGAACGACGGACCTGTGACGCTGCTGGTGGAGTCCGCCCCCGACGCGGCGGGCTGA
- a CDS encoding GNAT family N-acetyltransferase encodes MRLRRVDEDDWQVVRDVRLRALREDPDVFGSSLAREEMFAETHWRMRLRGAATWVVDDDGTPRGLVGMIQEPGSPTSDRHVVQLWVAPEVRRRGLGWALLDAVREAARAEGAATVSLWVVDGNHAAGDLVVRAGFVRTGERHAPAQGRSEERLVLHLG; translated from the coding sequence GTGCGGCTCCGGCGGGTGGACGAGGACGACTGGCAGGTCGTCCGCGACGTGCGCCTGCGCGCCCTGCGGGAGGACCCGGACGTGTTCGGGTCCTCGCTGGCCCGCGAGGAGATGTTCGCCGAGACGCACTGGCGCATGCGCCTGCGCGGCGCCGCGACCTGGGTGGTCGACGACGACGGCACACCCCGGGGCCTCGTCGGCATGATCCAGGAGCCGGGGTCGCCGACGTCCGACCGGCACGTGGTGCAGCTCTGGGTGGCGCCCGAGGTCCGGCGCCGGGGCCTCGGGTGGGCCCTGCTCGACGCGGTCCGGGAGGCCGCCCGCGCGGAGGGCGCGGCGACGGTGTCGCTCTGGGTCGTCGACGGCAACCACGCCGCCGGTGACCTCGTGGTGCGCGCGGGCTTCGTCCGTACGGGCGAGCGGCACGCCCCGGCACAGGGTCGCTCGGAGGAGCGGCTGGTGCTGCACCTGGGCTGA
- a CDS encoding O-acetyl-ADP-ribose deacetylase, with product MRIEAVPGDITTQDVDVVVNAANSSLLGGGGVDGALHAAAGPELLAACRELRRTTLPDGLPTGSAVATGAGRLPARWVVHTVGPDARAGQRDPALLRSCFTRSLDVAAGLGARTVAFPAVSAGVYGWPAGAVAREATRAVRAWAAEHDGAVDLVRFVLLSPAVLAVFEDALATP from the coding sequence ATGCGCATCGAGGCCGTGCCCGGGGACATCACCACCCAGGACGTCGACGTCGTCGTCAACGCGGCGAACTCGTCCCTGCTGGGCGGCGGTGGTGTCGACGGGGCGCTGCACGCCGCCGCCGGGCCGGAGCTGCTCGCCGCCTGCCGGGAGCTGCGACGCACGACGCTGCCGGACGGGCTGCCCACGGGCTCCGCCGTCGCGACCGGCGCGGGGCGGCTCCCCGCGCGCTGGGTGGTGCACACCGTCGGGCCGGACGCGCGGGCCGGGCAGCGCGACCCGGCGCTGCTGCGGTCCTGCTTCACGCGGTCGCTCGACGTGGCGGCGGGGCTCGGCGCGCGGACCGTGGCGTTCCCGGCGGTGAGCGCCGGGGTCTACGGGTGGCCGGCGGGGGCTGTGGCACGTGAGGCGACCCGGGCGGTGCGGGCCTGGGCGGCCGAGCACGACGGCGCGGTGGACCTCGTCCGGTTCGTGCTGCTCTCGCCCGCGGTGCTGGCGGTCTTCGAGGACGCGCTGGCGACGCCCTGA
- a CDS encoding pyridoxal phosphate-dependent aminotransferase produces the protein MPVAAPHALTVPASGIRRVLELAWTVPDAVVLCVGEPDLPTAPHVLAAARDALDRDDTRYTPNGGIPELRDALAAWLDPQHAPPVRRDDVWVTAGGAQALHLGLSLTVGAGDGVLVPDPGYPPFSMATRLLQAEPQPYVLRAEDGFLPDPAVVEAAVTDRTRVLLLNSPSNPLGTTLPADLLAELVGVARRHDLWVLSDECYAAFPGDAPHVPAARFDTDGRVLTVHTFSKTHAMTGFRVGALVVPDLLAPLLPHVQEAVVSCVNTPAQYAALAALTGPQDAVEHARRTYREHRALATAVLDERGIPWLGATGGLYLWADVSHASGGDVAAWAEDLVRQEGVAVAPGSAFGTAGEGWARISLTAGADDLRRGLSRLPARVRREPV, from the coding sequence ATGCCCGTGGCCGCCCCGCACGCCCTCACCGTCCCCGCCTCCGGGATCCGCCGCGTCCTGGAGCTCGCGTGGACCGTGCCGGACGCGGTCGTGCTCTGCGTGGGGGAGCCGGACCTGCCGACCGCGCCGCACGTGCTGGCCGCCGCGCGCGACGCCCTCGACCGCGACGACACCCGGTACACGCCCAACGGCGGCATCCCGGAGCTGCGCGACGCCCTCGCCGCGTGGCTGGACCCGCAGCACGCGCCGCCGGTCCGCCGTGACGACGTGTGGGTCACGGCCGGCGGCGCGCAGGCTCTCCACCTCGGGCTCAGCCTCACGGTCGGGGCCGGCGACGGCGTGCTGGTACCCGATCCCGGCTACCCGCCGTTCTCGATGGCGACCCGGCTGCTCCAGGCCGAGCCGCAGCCGTACGTGCTGCGCGCCGAGGACGGGTTCCTGCCCGACCCGGCCGTGGTCGAGGCGGCCGTGACCGACCGCACCCGGGTGCTGCTGCTGAACTCGCCGTCCAACCCGCTGGGCACGACCCTGCCGGCGGACCTCCTGGCGGAGCTCGTGGGCGTCGCGCGTCGGCACGACCTGTGGGTGCTGTCCGACGAGTGCTACGCCGCGTTCCCGGGCGACGCGCCGCACGTCCCGGCCGCGCGGTTCGACACGGACGGTCGCGTGCTGACGGTGCACACGTTCTCGAAGACCCACGCGATGACCGGTTTCCGGGTCGGCGCGCTCGTGGTGCCCGACCTGCTCGCCCCGCTGCTGCCGCACGTGCAGGAGGCCGTCGTGTCGTGCGTGAACACCCCCGCGCAGTACGCGGCACTCGCCGCGCTGACGGGCCCGCAGGACGCCGTCGAGCACGCCCGGCGCACCTACCGCGAGCACCGCGCCCTGGCGACCGCCGTCCTGGACGAGCGCGGCATCCCGTGGCTCGGGGCGACGGGCGGGCTGTACCTGTGGGCGGACGTCTCCCACGCCAGCGGCGGTGACGTGGCGGCGTGGGCGGAGGACCTCGTGCGGCAGGAGGGCGTGGCGGTCGCGCCGGGCTCGGCGTTCGGCACGGCCGGCGAGGGCTGGGCGCGGATCTCGCTCACCGCCGGCGCGGACGACCTGCGCCGGGGGCTGTCCCGCCTGCCTGCCCGCGTCCGGCGCGAGCCCGTCTGA
- a CDS encoding TraR/DksA C4-type zinc finger protein — protein sequence MAETLDRDEVAAVLRERRREAVARLAGTGAEREAVVAAARESVTDDEHDPEGSTIAYERRMLDALTHDMRERIAEVDAALDRLDRGTYGTCERCGQPIPVERLRALPAARTCVACASR from the coding sequence ATGGCAGAGACGCTCGACCGGGACGAGGTCGCGGCGGTGCTGCGGGAGCGCCGACGCGAGGCGGTGGCGCGCCTCGCGGGGACGGGCGCCGAGCGGGAGGCCGTCGTGGCGGCCGCCCGCGAGTCCGTCACGGACGACGAGCACGACCCGGAGGGCTCGACGATCGCCTACGAGCGCCGGATGCTCGACGCGCTGACGCACGACATGCGGGAGCGGATCGCCGAGGTGGACGCCGCGCTCGACCGGCTGGACCGCGGGACGTACGGCACGTGCGAGCGGTGCGGGCAGCCGATCCCGGTCGAACGGCTGCGCGCCCTCCCGGCCGCGCGCACCTGCGTGGCCTGCGCCTCCCGCTGA
- a CDS encoding ABC transporter permease: MTTLTPARPAVDPQALARDAGSVVPLGTAVRQSLTMGWRGLLKIRRTPEQLVDVTLQPILFTLMFTYIFGGAIAGDVQAYLPFFIPGILVQTVITTSVVTGVQLREDMDKGVFDRFRSLPIARIAPLAGALLADTVRYAIATVLTFVMGLVMGWRPDGGAVGVVTAGLLVVVSAWSLSWIFAFFGVVARSATAVQGISMLVLFPLTFASNAFVPADTMPSWLRSFVTVNPVSHLVTAARDLTTGTGITADAGWALLGAAAVVAVFAPLTVRAYMRRA; this comes from the coding sequence ATGACCACCCTCACCCCCGCCCGGCCCGCCGTCGACCCGCAGGCGCTGGCCCGCGACGCCGGCAGCGTCGTCCCGCTCGGGACCGCCGTCCGGCAGTCGCTCACGATGGGCTGGCGCGGCCTGCTGAAGATCCGCCGCACGCCCGAGCAGCTCGTCGACGTGACGCTGCAGCCCATCCTGTTCACGCTGATGTTCACGTACATCTTCGGCGGCGCGATCGCCGGGGACGTCCAGGCCTACCTGCCGTTCTTCATCCCCGGCATCCTCGTGCAGACCGTCATCACCACCTCCGTGGTCACGGGCGTGCAGCTGCGCGAGGACATGGACAAGGGCGTGTTCGACCGGTTCCGCTCGCTGCCGATCGCCCGCATCGCGCCGCTGGCCGGCGCGCTGCTGGCCGACACGGTGCGCTACGCGATCGCCACGGTGCTGACGTTCGTGATGGGCCTCGTCATGGGCTGGCGTCCCGACGGCGGCGCGGTCGGGGTCGTCACCGCCGGGCTGCTCGTCGTCGTCAGCGCCTGGTCGCTGTCCTGGATCTTCGCGTTCTTCGGCGTCGTCGCCCGCTCCGCCACAGCCGTCCAGGGCATCTCGATGCTCGTGCTGTTCCCGCTGACGTTCGCGTCCAACGCGTTCGTGCCGGCCGACACGATGCCGTCGTGGCTGCGCTCCTTCGTCACGGTGAACCCCGTGTCCCACCTGGTGACCGCTGCGCGCGACCTCACCACCGGCACGGGGATCACGGCCGACGCCGGGTGGGCGCTGCTGGGCGCCGCCGCCGTGGTCGCGGTCTTCGCACCGCTCACCGTGCGGGCGTACATGCGGCGGGCCTGA
- a CDS encoding ATP-binding cassette domain-containing protein yields MTTSTRGAWAVEAHGLVKTFGDNRAVDGIDLRIRTGAVYGFLGPNGAGKTTTIRMLATLLRPDGGRATVFGRDVAREPQAVRSLIGVTGQYASVDESLSATENLVLFARLLGLSRRDARTVSAALLDEFGLAEAAARPLKNFSGGMRRRLDLAASLIAQPPLIFLDEPTTGLDPRTRLQMWETVRRLVAGGSTVLLTTQYLDEADQLADRIAVIDRGRLVAEGTGAELKDSVGTARLQVGLADPDDEAEVLRLARQVLGVEPARTPDGRLSAPVTTADAAGDLLVALRSAGIPLRDVAVQQPTLDEVFLTLTGHAAEAPAGADGTEPRTLQEARA; encoded by the coding sequence ATGACCACATCCACCAGGGGAGCCTGGGCCGTCGAGGCGCACGGCCTCGTCAAGACGTTCGGCGACAACCGCGCCGTCGACGGCATCGACCTGCGCATCCGCACCGGCGCCGTCTACGGGTTCCTCGGGCCGAACGGAGCCGGCAAGACCACCACGATCCGGATGCTCGCCACGCTGCTGCGCCCGGACGGCGGCCGCGCCACCGTCTTCGGCCGGGACGTCGCCCGCGAGCCGCAGGCCGTGCGCTCGCTCATCGGCGTCACCGGCCAGTACGCGTCCGTGGACGAGAGCCTGTCCGCCACCGAGAACCTCGTGCTGTTCGCGCGGCTGCTCGGGCTGTCCCGGCGCGACGCGCGCACGGTGTCCGCCGCACTGCTCGACGAGTTCGGGCTCGCGGAGGCCGCCGCCCGGCCGCTCAAGAACTTCTCCGGCGGCATGCGGCGCCGCCTCGACCTCGCGGCCTCGCTGATCGCGCAGCCCCCGCTCATCTTCCTCGACGAGCCGACCACCGGGCTCGACCCGCGCACCCGGCTCCAGATGTGGGAGACCGTGCGGCGGCTCGTCGCGGGCGGCTCCACGGTCCTGCTCACCACGCAGTACCTCGACGAGGCCGACCAGCTCGCGGACCGCATCGCCGTCATCGACCGCGGCCGGCTCGTCGCCGAGGGCACCGGGGCGGAGCTGAAGGACTCGGTCGGCACCGCCCGCCTGCAGGTCGGGCTCGCCGACCCGGACGACGAGGCCGAGGTGCTGCGCCTCGCCCGCCAGGTGCTCGGCGTCGAGCCGGCCCGCACCCCCGACGGGCGGCTCTCGGCGCCCGTCACGACCGCCGACGCCGCGGGCGACCTGCTGGTCGCGCTGCGCTCCGCCGGCATCCCGCTGCGCGACGTCGCCGTGCAGCAGCCCACGCTCGACGAGGTCTTCCTCACGCTGACCGGGCACGCCGCCGAGGCGCCCGCCGGCGCGGACGGCACCGAGCCCCGCACCCTCCAGGAGGCCCGCGCATGA
- a CDS encoding SDR family oxidoreductase: MGRSTHSSRRTTGAPHEETAITTAARPVAVVTGASSGIGEEFARRFAARGHDLVLVARREDRLTVLGDALAAEHGVSVTVLPVDLADPGGPAEVAAGLRRRGLRADALVNSAGFGTYGPFATEDPARIAAEVQVNVVALTVLSRLLLPDLVAAPAGVLVNVASTAAYQPGPSFAVYAATKAYVRSLTEAIWQEHRGTALRVLSLAPGPTETEFFEVAGSDRFRVGQVLTVAQVVDVAFRALDRRDPPPSVVAGRRNAVAAALAGALPRRLVLRVAGRLTGE, translated from the coding sequence GTGGGTCGATCGACCCACTCCAGTCGCCGGACCACCGGCGCCCCGCACGAGGAGACCGCCATCACCACCGCAGCCCGTCCCGTCGCCGTCGTCACCGGGGCGTCCTCCGGCATCGGCGAGGAGTTCGCCCGCCGCTTCGCCGCCCGCGGGCACGACCTGGTCCTGGTCGCCCGCCGCGAGGACCGGCTGACCGTGCTCGGGGACGCGCTGGCCGCCGAGCACGGCGTCAGCGTGACCGTGCTGCCGGTCGACCTCGCGGACCCGGGCGGCCCGGCCGAGGTGGCGGCCGGCCTGCGTCGGCGTGGCCTGCGCGCCGACGCCCTCGTCAACAGCGCCGGCTTCGGCACGTACGGGCCGTTCGCGACGGAGGACCCCGCGCGGATCGCGGCGGAGGTGCAGGTCAACGTCGTGGCGCTGACGGTGCTGTCCCGGCTGCTGCTGCCGGACCTCGTCGCGGCACCGGCCGGCGTCCTCGTCAACGTCGCCAGCACCGCCGCGTACCAGCCCGGCCCGTCCTTCGCGGTGTACGCCGCGACCAAGGCGTACGTCCGGTCGCTGACGGAGGCCATCTGGCAGGAGCACCGCGGCACGGCGCTGCGGGTGCTGTCGCTGGCGCCTGGACCCACCGAGACCGAGTTCTTCGAGGTCGCCGGCTCCGACCGGTTCCGCGTCGGCCAGGTCCTGACGGTCGCGCAGGTGGTCGACGTCGCGTTCCGGGCGCTCGACCGCCGGGACCCGCCGCCGTCCGTCGTCGCCGGGCGGCGGAACGCCGTCGCCGCCGCGCTGGCGGGGGCGCTGCCGCGGCGGCTCGTGCTGCGGGTCGCCGGCCGGCTGACGGGGGAGTGA